GAGAAGAAAAAGAAGAGTCCCATAATGGCGCTCTGCATGGTTTTAGGTGCCGCCGAATAAGCAAACTCCAGTCCTGTTGAGAAAGAAAGAAACTGCAGAGGATCAATCAAGACGGATAAACCCTATTATGTAAGAATTTCTCACTCCTGCCCAAATGTTTCAATGACaaaagaatgaattagttactcaccggtaattccatttccattagtccaccatgacggcccacctggaggatgccccttgacctctgtagggacaggaagaagagaggttaaattcccctccccgcatcctcccgccagtgacttcaaaataaccacactgaggaagatgcaacaatgatttatttatatgttttcatCACATACAGTTTCATCATTGTGAATACCACATAACCTATAACAAGCAAGGGAGGGAaactataggccgtcatggtggactaatggaaatggaattaccggtgagtaactaattcattctttccacttcgtcccccatgacggcccacctggagacttacaatatgagtagtcttttagggagggatCACTGCTTGAAGCACTTTTCTCCCGAAGGACAGATCCTTCGAGGAGGGCAAGTCAAGTCTATAGTGTTTAGAGAAGGTAGAAGAGGAAGTCCAAGTTGCTGCTTTGCAGATCTGTTCTAAGGAGGCCCctcttttctctgcccaggaggtggATACGGCTCTTGTGGAATGTGCCCTTATTCCTGATGGTACTGGAATCTCTTGGATGTCGTAACAAGAAGATATCGCCATCCTTAGCCATCTAGCGATGGTTGCCttggacgccttcctccccttatttttcccctggaattggaGAAATAGGTTAGAATCAACTCGCCAGGATTCAGTTATTTCCAAGTATCTAACGACAGAACGCCTTACATCTAGAGTGTGCCATTCGCGTTCTCTTTCTGAGGACGGATTCTTGCAGAAGGAAGGTAATATGATCTCTTGACCTCTATGGAACTCCGAGACCACCTTTGGGATGAAATTTGGGTCCAGTGTGAGAATAATTCTATCATCAAGAACCCTCATATAGGGTTCCTTGATAGAAATTGCCTGGAGTTCACCTAATCTCCGTGCTGAGGTGATTGCTACCAGGAAAACTGTTTTTAGTGTCAGGTTTTTTACACTAGCAGAAGAAATTGGTTCAAAAGGCTCCTTAATTAAAGCATTTAAGACCAGAGAAAGATCCCATGAAGAAGTCCTTTTAAGGACCTGGGGTTTTAATCTAGAGGCTGCTAGAATGAATCTTTTcacccacctgtgctcgatgaggGGTTGATCGAAGAACGCACTTAGGGCTGATACCTGGACCTTTAGAGTACTTGTGGAAAGtcccaactccaaacccttttgAAGGAAGTTAAGAACCTGCAAAATATTGGGGTTAGATTGACATGGTGGATTATCTGCACAGAAAGaacaaaactttttccaaatcttgtgataaatggcaaaagttacaggttttctacttgccttcagggtgTTTATAACAGCAGAGGATAGTCCTTGGGACTTCATATAGTCCGattcaggatccatgctgataACTGGAGTCTTCCTGGATCTGGATGGGATATTGGACCCTGTACCAGGAGATCTTCTGACACTGGTAGCATGACTGGGTCCTGAGTGGACATCCGCTTCAGAATCGGgtaccagctctttttgggccaatTTGGGCACACAAATATGGTCTGTGTCTTCTCTAGATAAATTTTCTCCAATactctggcgatcaggggaataggggggaaggcGTAGGCGAGAGTGGTGTTCCAAGGGTGGGAGAATGCATCCAGACGATCTCTTGTCTCCCCTTTTTCTAAGGAAAAAAAGTGTCGACACTTGGAGTTTCTTTTTGTCGCAAACAAGTCTATTTGAGGTTCTCCCCAAAGAGAGGATAGGTACTGGAATATCTCCTCTTTTATGCACCACTCGTTGGGAAGTATTTTCCTTCGGCTGAGGAAATCCGCCCTGGTGTTCTCTGTTCCCTTTAGATGGGTAGCCGAGATTGATAGGACAtggtcctctgcccacaaaaatatttgccTTGTTAAGGACATCAGTAATGGGGATCTGGTTCCCCCTTGCCTCTTCAGGTATGATACTGTCGTGGTGTTGTCGGACAGTATCAACACATGATGTCCTGCCAATTGGGCAGTGTTTGAGCTGAGCACTTCCCATACTGCCCTTAGTTCTCGATAGTTGGACGACCTTCTGGAGATCTCCTCTGTCCAGGAGCCCTGCGATAACTTTTGAGGAAGCACTGCTCCCCAACCGCTCTTGCTGGCGTCTGTCTGTATGGTGATATACGGACTGTTCCTCCAGAAGATTCCCCTGTCTAGATTTGTGTCCATCAGCCACCACTTGAGATCTTCCTTGACTGATGCGGGGATTGATACCTTTTTGTCCAGTCCCTTCGAACTCCTGTTCCAGGATCTTAGAACCCATTTCTGGAGAGCTCGAGTATGGGCTTGGCACCAGGCCACTGAGGGGATGCATGCTGTTAATAGTCCTAGGACCTTCATAGCGCCCCTGATGGAGATAAGAGACCTTCTCCGGAACCTTCTTAACTCCTCCTTGATATGAGCCCCCTTTTCCGACTCCATCCTGAACTTGTTGTAGACGATGAAGTCGTTGAGTCGTTTCAGGTTGATTATCAGCCTGTTCGATCCGTTCGGCTTCTTtacaagaaaaagagaagaataaaatCCTTGCTTTTCTTGTTCCTGAGGAACCTGGGTAATAACTCCAGAAGACAGTAAAGATGATATTTCTTGCCAGATTAGATAGTGGGACATTTCTGATGTATGGGGAGGGGGTGGTAGGTAACTGGTAGGAGGAAGCTTCTTGAAGTCTATCTTGTATCCTTGAAGAAGGATGTCTAGAACCCAAGGATTTGAGGTGATTTTTAACCATTCCTCTCTGAACTTCAATAATCTTCCTCCTACTATGGCGTCACTGTTTCTTGTTTCTGTTGGGATCGGATGATGTTGAAAAGAGAAACCCTTTACCTTTtcctcctttcgggtagctccagcgacccCTTTTCCCTTTATCTTTGTATTCTTCTCTTTGGCTCTtaaagtcccgaaagggctgcttcctGGGTATTGGCTTATTCTCCGGGAAACCCTTTCTCTTATCTGATGCCCTTTCCAAGATGGTGTCAAGTTCAGGGCCAAAGACGAATTCACCTGAAAAGGGAAGACCACATAGCTTTGTTTTTGAGCGGATATCCCCACTCCACTGCTTCAGCCACAGCGCCCTTCTTGAAGCATTTGTCAGGGCTCCTTCTTTTGAAGAGAACCGTACACCTTCAGCTGCCGCGTCTGCTAAG
The DNA window shown above is from Engystomops pustulosus chromosome 1, aEngPut4.maternal, whole genome shotgun sequence and carries:
- the LOC140123903 gene encoding uncharacterized protein isoform X1, encoding MVKNHLKSLGSRHPSSRIQDRLQEASSYQLPTTPSPYIRNVPLSNLARNIIFTVFWSYYPGSSGTRKARILFFSFSCKEAERIEQADNQPETTQRLHRLQQVQDGVGKGGSYQGGVKKVPEKVSYLHQGRYEGPRTINSMHPLSGLVPSPYSSSPEMGSKILEQEFEGTGQKGINPRISQGRSQVVADGHKSRQGNLLEEQSVYHHTDRRQQERLGSSASSKVIAGLLDRGDLQKVVQLSRTKGSMGSAQLKHCPIGRTSCVDTVRQHHDSIIPEEARGNQIPITDVLNKANIFVGRGPCPINLGYPSKGNREHQGGFPQPKENTSQRVVHKRGDIPVPILSLGRTSNRLVCDKKKLQVSTLFFLRKRGDKRSSGCILPPLEHHSRLRLPPYSPDRQSIGENLSREDTDHICVPKLAQKELVPDSEADVHSGPSHATSVRRSPGTGSNIPSRSRKTPVISMDPESDYMKSQGLSSAVINTLKASRKPVTFAIYHKIWKKFCSFCADNPPCQSNPNILQVLNFLQKGLELGLSTSTLKVQVSALSAFFDQPLIEHRWVKRFILAASRLKPQVLKRTSSWDLSLVLNALIKEPFEPISSASVKNLTLKTVFLVAITSARRLGELQAISIKEPYMRVLDDRIILTLDPNFIPKVVSEFHRGQEIILPSFCKNPSSEREREWHTLDGKNKGRKASKATIARWLRMAISSCYDIQEIPVPSGIRAHSTRAVSTSWAEKRGASLEQICKAATWTSSSTFSKHYRLDLPSSKDLSFGRKVLQAVIPP
- the LOC140123903 gene encoding uncharacterized protein isoform X2, coding for MVKNHLKSLGSRHPSSRIQDRLQEASSYQLPTTPSPYIRNVPLSNLARNIIFTVFWSYYPGSSGTRKARILFFSFSCKEAERIEQADNQPETTQRLHRLQQVQDGVGKGGSYQGGVKKVPEKVSYLHQGRYEGPRTINSMHPLSGLVPSPYSSSPEMGSKILEQEFEGTGQKGINPRISQGRSQVVADGHKSRQGNLLEEQSVYHHTDRRQQERLGSSASSKVIAGLLDRGDLQKVVQLSRTKGSMGSAQLKHCPIGRTSCVDTVRQHHDSIIPEEARGNQIPITDVLNKANIFVGRGPCPINLGYPSKGNREHQGGFPQPKENTSQRVVHKRGDIPVPILSLGRTSNRLVCDKKKLQVSTLFFLRKRGDKRSSGCILPPLEHHSRLRLPPYSPDRQSIGENLSREDTDHICVPKLAQKELVPDSEADVHSGPSHATSVRRSPGTGSNIPSRSRKTPVISMDPESDYMKSQGLSSAVINTLKASRKPVTFAIYHKIWKKFCSFCADNPPCQSNPNILQVLNFLQKGLELGLSTSTLKVQVSALSAFFDQPLIEHRGKIRGGRRPRQPSLDG